Genomic segment of Acidobacteriota bacterium:
CCAGGCCGATGCGCGCCGCCATCAGCCGACTGAGGACGCCGCTGTCGCGCTCGTCGAGGAGGATCGAGCTACGGCCGGCGGCGGCGAGCATCAGGAACATGACTCCCAGGCCGGCGGCGAAGAAGGCGATCGATGGACGCTTGCCGGTCCGGCCGAGGGCGTCGACGACGCGCAGCGGGACGACCTCGCCGGTCACCCCGAAGCCCTCGGTGGCGACGGCGGCGGCGGCCGCCTGGACCAGGCCCTGGACGACGCCGCTGGCGAGCGGGTCGGAGCGGTCGGCGTGGATCTCGATGCTCGCCGCGGTGCCGAACGGGGTGAGCGAAGCGGGCAGGACCACCACCGCCGACGTCCGGCCTCGGCGCACGGCGTCGAGGGCCCTGGCGAGCCGCGTCTCCGGCCATCGCGTGGTTTGCAGCCGAGGCTGCTCGGCGAGGCGGCTGGCGATGGCGGCGGCGAACCCCTCGCCGCCGGCCACCACGGTGACCTCCACCGGTCGCTGGCTGTCCGGGTCCATGGCGGAGAAGACCGCGGCGAAGATCGAGAAGAAGGCGATCGGCAGGACGAAGGTCAACCCCAGGGCGACGCGGTCGCGCACCAGGGTCCACCAGCTGACCCGCAGGATGGCCGTGATCATTCCCGCAGCTCGCGGCCGGTGAGCTCGAGGAGAACGTCCTGCAGACCCGGTCGGCGGAGGTCGAGACTGAGGACCTCGGCCCCGGCGGCGGTGAGCTCGTGGAGCAGAGCCGGGAGCTCGGTGGCGACGTCGCCGAGAGCTGCCGAGAAGGCGCCGTCGGCGCGCGCCTCGAGGCCGGCCGGTAGCGCCCCTCGACCGCTGGTTGGAAGGCCGCCGAGCTGCAGCCGGAGCACCGCCCGGTCACCCACCGTTTGGCGCACCAGCTCGGCGATCGGGCCGGTGGCGACGGCGCGGCCGGCGTCCATGATCACCAGGTGATCACAGACATTCTCGGCGTCGCCGAGCTCGTGGGAGCTGTGGAGCAGCGCCACGCCGTCGCGCCGGAGTTGCTCCAACATCGCGAAGATGCGTTCCCGGGCGTGCGGATCGACGCCCACCGTCGGCTCGTCGAGGAGCAGGACTCGTGGGCGGTGGAGGACGGCGCAGGCGATGTTCAAGCGGCGCTGCATGCCGCCCGAGTAGGTGCCGACGAGATGAGCGGCCCGCGACTCGAGGCCAGTCCAGTCCAGTGCCCAAGCGATCCGTCGCCGCAGCTCGGATCCACGGACACCGCTCAGGGTGCCGAAGGTGGCGAGATTTTCGACCGCGGTGAGCTGCGGATAAAGGGCCAGATCCTGCGGGACCCAGCCGAGCACGTCCGCCCGTGGACCTCGTACCGGCGAGCCGAGGACCTCGACGCTGCCGTCGTCGAGAGGTATCAGGCCGGCGATGGCCAGCATGCAGGTCGTCTTGCCGGCACCGTTGGGCCCCACCAGGCCGGTCCAGCGCCCGGCGCCGAGCGCCAGGTCGAGGCCGTCGAGGGCCCGGTGTTCGCCGTAGGCCTTGACGGCGCTGCGCAGCTCGACCGCGCACTCTCCGGCAGCGGCGTCAGACCGCGGCACGCTTCTTCCAGCCGATCCGGCGGCCGGTGCGCCGCCGCCACCAGGCGAACCACTGGATGGCGACCAGGGCGCTGACGCCGAGCGGGTGAAGCACCGCGCCGAGCCACGATTGGCGAAACCGCAGGGCCAGGAGCAAGCGCGCCGCGGGGCCGAGGAGGGCGGCGGTGAGGGCGGCGGCGAAGCTCGCCGTGGCGGGGGCGACGACGGCGGTGATCGCGAGCAGAGCCCACGGCAGCACCGCGCCGCCGAGGAGAAGGATGGTCCAGACCCAGATGGCGATCGGACCGGCCATGCCTTCGTGGGCATTCTTCGCCAGGCCCATCACCACCTCGCCGGCGCGCGAGTACATACGGCAGGTGGCGAGGTGGGTGGCGTCGAAGAGATCGGTGCGCAGCCCGGCCCGGCGGAAGGTGCGGGGGAGCTGGATGCCGTCGTGAAAGCTCGCCCGGATGGCGCCGTGGCCGCCGGCTCGGCGGTAAGCGTCGCGGCGCGCCGCCATCAACTGTCCGCAGCCGGCGGCGAAGCCGGGGTTGCCCGACAGGCGCATGCCGAGCAGCGGCAGGTAGCCGAGCAGAACGAAGTGGATCAGCGGGATGATCAGGCGCTCGGCGAAGCTCTCGGTGCGCTGCCGTGGGAAGCCGCTGGCGAGGTCCAGGCGCCGCTCCTCCATGAATCCTGCGATGCGCGCCGCGGCTTGCGGCGAGAGCTCGACGTCGGCGTCGACGAAGAGCAGAATCGGCGCCCGGGCGTGATCGGCGAGGGCCTGGCAGGCATGCTGTTTACCGGCCCAGCCGGGAGGTAGCGGTGGCGCCTCGAGCAGCCGGACGCGGGCGTCGGCGGAGGCCATCCGCTGGACGATCTCAGCAGTCCGGTCGCTCGAGTGATCGTCCATCACCAGCACTTCGACCGCTGTGCCGCGGCTCGCCAGGGCCGAGCCGACGGCGGCTTCGATGACCGCTTCCTCGTCGCGCGCCGGGATCAGGATCGAGACCCGGGGCGCCTCGTCGTCGGTGGGACGGTCGGCAACCGCTCGCGGCGGCCGATAGAGCAGGAGATTGAACAAAGCCAGGCCGAACGGGTTGGCCGCCAGCACGAGGGCGATCACGGCGAGGACGAGGAGGAGGCCGCTCATTGGCCTCGCCGATCCTGGCCGTGGCTGGCGTCGAAGGTCTCTCCGCGCATCGTCGCCTTGGCGCGGCGCCAGGCGTCGTAGACGCCGCCGATGCCGGTGCGACCTTCGACCAGGGAGTCGAACAGCGCCGGCTGGCGCTCCTGAGCGACGCCGGCGAGCCGGTCCATGGTCTCCTGGAGGGCCTTTTCGAGCCGTTGGTTCCAGCTCTCGACGCTGCTCTCCCGGGAGC
This window contains:
- a CDS encoding ABC transporter permease, with product MITAILRVSWWTLVRDRVALGLTFVLPIAFFSIFAAVFSAMDPDSQRPVEVTVVAGGEGFAAAIASRLAEQPRLQTTRWPETRLARALDAVRRGRTSAVVVLPASLTPFGTAASIEIHADRSDPLASGVVQGLVQAAAAAVATEGFGVTGEVVPLRVVDALGRTGKRPSIAFFAAGLGVMFLMLAAAGRSSILLDERDSGVLSRLMAARIGLVRLLAGHWIFLTALGAAQVALMFLWAALFFGLDLFTPRAVGGFAVTTVAAAAAAAAFGLLLCSLCRTRAQLSGITVVVILTLCALGGNLFPAFLMPEPLQAVGRLTFNHWALTAYQKIFWYERPLLELWPQLAGLTAAATAFFAAAALIAHRWLRRGGLQT
- a CDS encoding ABC transporter ATP-binding protein, with the translated sequence MPRSDAAAGECAVELRSAVKAYGEHRALDGLDLALGAGRWTGLVGPNGAGKTTCMLAIAGLIPLDDGSVEVLGSPVRGPRADVLGWVPQDLALYPQLTAVENLATFGTLSGVRGSELRRRIAWALDWTGLESRAAHLVGTYSGGMQRRLNIACAVLHRPRVLLLDEPTVGVDPHARERIFAMLEQLRRDGVALLHSSHELGDAENVCDHLVIMDAGRAVATGPIAELVRQTVGDRAVLRLQLGGLPTSGRGALPAGLEARADGAFSAALGDVATELPALLHELTAAGAEVLSLDLRRPGLQDVLLELTGRELRE
- a CDS encoding glycosyltransferase family 2 protein; translated protein: MSGLLLVLAVIALVLAANPFGLALFNLLLYRPPRAVADRPTDDEAPRVSILIPARDEEAVIEAAVGSALASRGTAVEVLVMDDHSSDRTAEIVQRMASADARVRLLEAPPLPPGWAGKQHACQALADHARAPILLFVDADVELSPQAAARIAGFMEERRLDLASGFPRQRTESFAERLIIPLIHFVLLGYLPLLGMRLSGNPGFAAGCGQLMAARRDAYRRAGGHGAIRASFHDGIQLPRTFRRAGLRTDLFDATHLATCRMYSRAGEVVMGLAKNAHEGMAGPIAIWVWTILLLGGAVLPWALLAITAVVAPATASFAAALTAALLGPAARLLLALRFRQSWLGAVLHPLGVSALVAIQWFAWWRRRTGRRIGWKKRAAV